In Haliscomenobacter hydrossis DSM 1100, the DNA window TGCCGTTTTTTCCTCAAAAAAATCCTTTTTTTCAACGCTGAATTTACTTCCATCGGGGTGAAAAATCTGTGCTTTCAGCTGAACAATATCCTGATACTGATTCTTGCTGGAGTAGGTAATTTCGATATCACCTTGATCGAAACCGGAGCGCTTGAGGATTTTAATGCGGCGATGGATTCTTAGTTCCGTTAACTGGTCTGATGCATGTAAATTGTAGTCGAAAGTCCCGATGTCTGCCAACACCAGGGCTTCAGCACTGGTATCGAGCGGATAGCTGGTCATTTTTAAGTCTTCTGGAGGAATTTTACCCCAGCGGATTTCTTCTTGGGCGTCAAGTGTTTGACATGACAATAAGGCGATGCAGCCCCATGCGAATACGTGAAAGTTCATGGCGATTGATAATTTATATTGGTATATTTTACTATAAAGACTGATTACTTTTTCGACTGCGAATATGTAAAAAGTAACGGTAAATGATGCTGTAATATTTTAAATTTAACAATTATTTACCGTGATTCAAACAAAATTCACTTATTGTAAAATGTATCACGACAGAGGTTTAAAGCGGATAAAAAGGTATCCCGAACCATCTACTGAAATGCCAAAACGGTCAATTGATCTGCCTATATTGCCGAGTAGACAAACTGTTCACGCGTCTCCGTTCCCTTTTACGCTGCATTTATGCGTATTTTTGAGTGTATTTTGATTGGAAATATGGAAACGCTCAAGCGAATGCAAAATTTTATTCAACGGAGACGGGTTTTTTTGATTCATCTCTCTTTCTGGTGTATCTATTTTTTTATGTTTAGTTACCAAATCAGCAACCGCAAGGGAGTGCCCGAACCTTGGTCTGACATTATTCCAAATGCCATTTTACAAGTCGTTTATCTGATGTCGGTAGCCTATGCCAATTATCTCTTTTACCTCCCGCGGTTTTTGAAACACAAACAGTGGTGGCGTTTTGCGCTTGAATTGTTGGTCACCATTTTCATTACCACCTGGATTTTTTTGATCATCAAACGTTACCTCGTCGACGGATATACCTACCAGGCTCATTTTGCCTATAGTACTAGTTTTGCCATTACGGTGGCCATGTCGGCACTTTTTATTGCCTCATTCATTGCCATGCTCAAATTTTTGGAGGACTGGTTTCATTTGGAAGCCAGTAGGCAAGAGATGATCAATGAAAAACTGAGCGCTGAATTGCAGTTCCTCAAAGCCCAAATCAACCCGCATTTTTTGTTCAACACCCTCAACAACCTCTATTATCTGGCCTACACCCAATCACCGAATACGACTGAGGTCATTGCCAAGTTGTCGCAGATGATGCGCTACATGATTTATGACTCCAACTACCAAAGAGTTCCGTTAAATAAGGAGTTGGAATACATGCAGAACTACATCAGTTTGGAGAATTTGCGGCTGAATGAACAAATTCCCATTAAGTTTGAGGTTGAAGGCAGCCCTGAACAAGTCTTGATCACCCCACTTATTTTGATTACCTTCCTGGAAAATGCCTTTAAACACGGAGTGGGCAACAACAACCCCCAGGCCTGGGTAAATATCAGCATTAAAGTCAATCAAAAAACTTGCATTTATACCGTAGAAAACAGCAAATTGCCCACTAAAGCAGAAGGAGAAAAATCGGGAATTGGCTTGCAAAATGTCCGCCGCCGATTGGAACTGAGCTACCCTGGGCAATACGAACTGATAGAAGAAGAACGCAGCGATAGCTATTTTGTACAACTCAAACTGGATTTGCAATGAACAAGCTGGATTGTCTGATTGTGGATGATGAACCTTTGGCCAGAAGGTTATTGAGTGATTATGTACAAAAAGTACCTTATCTGAATTTGTTGCGCACGTGTGGAGACCCGATGGAGGCACTCGAGTTCCTGCGTGAAAACCCCGTTGATCTCCTCTTTCTCGATATTCAGATGCCTGAAATTACCGGGCTGACTTTGCTGAAAATTTTGCAAAAAAAACCCTGGGTGATCCTTACCACCGCTTACTCTGAATACGCCCTGGAAAGTTATGAACTGGATGTGGTAGACTACCTGCTGAAACCCATCACGCTGGAGCGTTTTTTGAAAGCCATGGAGAAAATCAACCAACGGATGCAGGGCATCATCAACCACCAATTGCCCTCCGAGCAAGCCCCGGTCGCTTCAGTTGCTACAGCTGAGTCTGGCCCAACCTATATTTTTGTGAAAGATGGCACCAAACTGGTCAAAGTCAAATTGAGCGACATCATGTACGTGGAAGGCATGAAAGACTATGTGGCCATCCATACTCCGCAGCAACGGATTGTAACCTTGCAACGCCTGAAAGCGCTGGAAGAACAATTGCCCGAAAATCAGTTCATCCGCATTCACAACTCTTACATTATTGCCCTGGATTGGCTGGATTCCATCCACAAAGAGAAAGTCAAAGTCGGTACAGCGCTATTGCCCATTAGTGACTCGTATCGGAAGGCCTTTAAGGATTTTATTGAAAAGAATCACATTAAGATGGATTGATCTCCGTAATTTTCATTTTTTAAACCACCAAATCTTGTTTGAGAAACTTGGGCTCGACTATGATTGGAAAGGGAGTGGCAGCGTACTTAATCACTCGCCTAAAACTAGGGAATTTGGCGCGGCATCTTTGCAATGTGCCGTTAGGTGGGACTCACATTACGTAGCAAGCAGCTTCGCTGCTCGTTTTTTATTTTACCACGACGACACAACGGGCACGACGTTTTGTGCGCTTCGCGCTTTTACGCCTGCGGCGTAGAGCGGCAGGATGGCAAAACGGATGAAAACGGATTGAACGGATTGGAACGGACTCTGACTCGCCTTCGGCTCGTCTTTATCCGCCGCAGGCGGAATAAAAAATCCGTTCCAATCCGTTTCATCCGTTTTCCAATTGTGTCGCTTTTAGCAAAGCGAGGCAAAGCCTTAAATGCTTAAATCGTCGTCGTGGTGAATAACAGGCAGCGAAGCTGCTCCCTGCGTAATGTGAGGTAAATTTTGCCTTTGACAAAGCTCAAAATACTCTTGCAAGGTCATTTTATGTGGCTCAAATTTTTCCTCCAAAATCTCCAGTTTTTTAATCCGGTCCAATCTGAACACCCTGAAATTTTGGCGCAAACGACAATAGGCTACCAGCAACCAATTCTCATGCGTATTGAATAATGCAAAGGGTTCAACCGACCGGGTGCTCGTTTCGTCGCTGTCTGGTTTTTGGTAGACTATTTTGGCCACTTCAAAATTGGTCAAGGCCAACTGTAAACTGGACAGGTGATTGCTGGTACGGTCATTGTTGTAGTTTTGGCCAATGGCCATGCGTCTGGATAACAGGTCTACATTTTCCTTAGTGTGGTAGCGCAACACCGACTTTATTTTGTCGATGGCGGCGCTGTATTCTTTGACGAAAGAGGCATCCTTGTTTTTTAGCACAAACTGCTCGGCGGTGATCAAGGCGTTGGCCTCAGTTTCGGAAAAAGAAACGGGGGGCAACCGATAACCTTCCATCAGGGAATAACCCTTACCTTCTTCGGTGAGTATGGGCACGCCAGATTGTTCCAAAGCCCGAATATCCCGGTAGATCGTTCGAACGCTGACCTTGTATTTTTCAGCCAAAGTTGTTGCGGTTACAAGGCGTTTGGTCTGCAGTTGGGTCAGGATTGCAGTCAGTCGGGAAAGGCGTTTGGTATCGTTTTCGTGCATGGATTATTTCTTTATATTTGCCAAAAGCCAAAATTAAGTCAATATGATTTATTCCGTTGCGCCTAGATGGATGTTTTTAACGTACGCTCTCGTTTTGCTGATCAGCTTTTCAGGCTGCAAAAAAAAGGCCGATGAACTTGTTGTAACCCCCGATCCTCCAAAAGACAAAACCTTCTTGCCCAGACTGGATATTGCCACCACTGGCAATGTGCAGATCAACTCAACCGATACTTATGTAACGGCCACTATTTCCATTGATGGTTTGGGCGTTTTTGACAATTACAAGGGCAGTGCCCAAATCCGCGGCCGGGGCAATTCCACCTGGAATTTTCCTAAAAAACCCTACAAATTTAAACTGGATCAAAATGCGGGGCTGTTGGGTATGGCTGCTGAGAAAGATTGGGTTTTGTTGGCCAATTACCTCGATGGAACCCATATGTTGAATGCGGTGGCCATGAAAACGGGCCAATTGCTAAGTATGCCATTTACCAATCATATCGAGCCAGTAGAAGTTTATCTGAATGGGCAATACCAGGGTTTGTACATGCTGACGGAGCAAATTGAAGTAAAGAAAAACCGCGTCAATGTTGGCGACAATGGGGTTTTGGTACAATTGGAACAATACTACGATGAAGAATGGAAATTCAGGTCCGCTGGGTATCGCCTGCCGGTGATGGTCATGCACCCCGAATTGACCAATGCGGAGGAACTAGTGCCGATCAAAGCACAATTTGAGCAGATGGAAGCCACGGTGGCCCGCTCGGACTTTCCGAACAACAATTTTTTGGACTTCATAGACGCGGAATCAGTGGCCAATTATTTTTTGGTGAACATGCTGACGGACAACCGGGAACTCAATCACCCCAAAAGTACCTTCCTGCACAAAACCAAAACGGGCAAATGGACGATGGGGCCGATTTGGGATTTTGACTGGGCCTACAGCTATGAAAAAACCCAGCGGCATTTTAGCAATTTTGACCAACCCATGCTGTGGTCAC includes these proteins:
- a CDS encoding CotH kinase family protein — protein: MIYSVAPRWMFLTYALVLLISFSGCKKKADELVVTPDPPKDKTFLPRLDIATTGNVQINSTDTYVTATISIDGLGVFDNYKGSAQIRGRGNSTWNFPKKPYKFKLDQNAGLLGMAAEKDWVLLANYLDGTHMLNAVAMKTGQLLSMPFTNHIEPVEVYLNGQYQGLYMLTEQIEVKKNRVNVGDNGVLVQLEQYYDEEWKFRSAGYRLPVMVMHPELTNAEELVPIKAQFEQMEATVARSDFPNNNFLDFIDAESVANYFLVNMLTDNRELNHPKSTFLHKTKTGKWTMGPIWDFDWAYSYEKTQRHFSNFDQPMLWSPPSDGTRFFSRLMAAPAVKAAMKQKWADFKTQKLPELLAYVDNYAVIIEDARARDYQKWKRGNLDFKNDVVTLKLWLQNRAGYMDGFIKGL
- a CDS encoding helix-turn-helix transcriptional regulator, producing MHENDTKRLSRLTAILTQLQTKRLVTATTLAEKYKVSVRTIYRDIRALEQSGVPILTEEGKGYSLMEGYRLPPVSFSETEANALITAEQFVLKNKDASFVKEYSAAIDKIKSVLRYHTKENVDLLSRRMAIGQNYNNDRTSNHLSSLQLALTNFEVAKIVYQKPDSDETSTRSVEPFALFNTHENWLLVAYCRLRQNFRVFRLDRIKKLEILEEKFEPHKMTLQEYFELCQRQNLPHITQGAASLPVIHHDDDLSI
- a CDS encoding LytR/AlgR family response regulator transcription factor, producing MNKLDCLIVDDEPLARRLLSDYVQKVPYLNLLRTCGDPMEALEFLRENPVDLLFLDIQMPEITGLTLLKILQKKPWVILTTAYSEYALESYELDVVDYLLKPITLERFLKAMEKINQRMQGIINHQLPSEQAPVASVATAESGPTYIFVKDGTKLVKVKLSDIMYVEGMKDYVAIHTPQQRIVTLQRLKALEEQLPENQFIRIHNSYIIALDWLDSIHKEKVKVGTALLPISDSYRKAFKDFIEKNHIKMD
- a CDS encoding sensor histidine kinase: MFSYQISNRKGVPEPWSDIIPNAILQVVYLMSVAYANYLFYLPRFLKHKQWWRFALELLVTIFITTWIFLIIKRYLVDGYTYQAHFAYSTSFAITVAMSALFIASFIAMLKFLEDWFHLEASRQEMINEKLSAELQFLKAQINPHFLFNTLNNLYYLAYTQSPNTTEVIAKLSQMMRYMIYDSNYQRVPLNKELEYMQNYISLENLRLNEQIPIKFEVEGSPEQVLITPLILITFLENAFKHGVGNNNPQAWVNISIKVNQKTCIYTVENSKLPTKAEGEKSGIGLQNVRRRLELSYPGQYELIEEERSDSYFVQLKLDLQ